CCCCGACCACCAGCACCGGCAGCCCGGCATTGCGGGCGATGCCCATGTTCACGATGTCGGTCCGCCGCAGATTGATCTCGGCCGGACTGCCGGCCCCCTCACAGATCACCGCGTCATACGTGCCCCGCAACTCGGCGAGACAGTCGAGCACGGTCCCGAGCAACTGCTGCTGCCGCCCCCCGTGGTACCCGCGGGCGCTCATCTCTCCCACCGGCTTGCCGAGCAGCACGACCTGACTGCTCCGCTCCCCACCGGGCTTGAGCAGCACGGGATTCATCAGCGCCGTCGGCTCGACCCGGCAGGCCTGCGCCTGCATGGCCTGCGCCCGCCCGATCTCGGCACCCTCCCGCGTCACGAACGAGTTGAGGGACATGTTCTGCGCCTTGAACGGCGCGACCTTCACCCCCTGCCGCACCAGCCACCGGCAGATCCCGGCGGTGACGACGCTCTTGCCGGCGTCGGAGGTGGTGCCGGCGACGAGAAGCCCCCCACTCATGCCCTACGTCCCTTCCGGATCAGCCGTGCGGCGACCGCACCGGCACCGAGCGCGAGCAGCCCGACCCGCCGCGACAGCCGTACGGCACGCTCGATGTCGTACGAGGCGACAGCGCGCCCTTCCCGATTCAGTACGGGCCGGTGCTCGACCCGCCCCCCGTAGGAGAGCGTCCCGCCGAGCCGCACCCCGAGCGCCCCCGCGAAAGAGGCCTCCACGGGCCCGGCGTTGGGGCTCGGATGCCGGCCGGCGTCCTCCCGCCACGCCCGCACGGCACCCCGCGGATCCTCCCCGGCGAGCGTCGCCAGGACGGCGGTCAGCCGCGCCCCCGGCCACCCGGCGAGGTCGTCGAGCCGGGCGGAACCCCACCCGAAACGCCGGTACCGGGCCGACTTGTGCCCCACCATGGCGTCCAGCGTGTTGACGGCCCGGAACCCGAGCAGCCCCGGCACCCCGCCGACGGCACCCCACACGAGCGCGCCCACGACGGCGTCGGAGGTGTTCTCGGCGACGGACTCGACGACGGCCCGGGCGATCCCGTCGGCGTCGAGGGCCTGTGGGTCCCGCCCGCACAGATGCGGCAGCCGCTCCCGGGCCGCCTCGACGTCCCCGGCCTCCAGCGCCCGCCCGATGACCCGGGCCTCCCGCACCAGCGAAGTCCCGCCCACGACGGCCCAGGTGGCGGCCGCGGTCAGCGCGACGGAGGCGGTACGGGACGGACGGACGACTCGCTGCGCCACGGCACCGAGCCCCACGGCACCGCCCACGCACACGGCGGTGTGCAGCGCGCCCCAACCCCGGTGGTCCCGCCACAGCACCCGCTCCACGGCACCGGCGGCCCGTCCGAACACGGCGACCGGGTGCCCGCGGCGCGGGTCACCGAGCAGGAGGTCACCGATCAGACCGGCGGCGGCGCCGTACGCGAAAACGCGATCGGCACGCACCGGGTCAGCCGATCGCGGGGTCGTTCAAGTGCCTGATACCGCAGGTGGATCGGCAGGCGAGCATCGCGTCATGTCCTCACTCAGGGTGTCCACGCCCTGGTTCGACGAGTCCGGCGGCGAGAGTTCCTGGCTCCCGGGGGTGTCTACCCCGGTGACAGTGGCGGGACCGCGCCGGATTCGCACCGGCTTCCTCTTCTGCCGCCGTATATGGCTCCGGCAGTCCACCACGGGCCTTCGAGACCCGTCAACTTGCTGTTGACCTGCGACGGGGGAGTGTGCAGAACCCCACACCACCGCTCATGCAAGACGGCCGGGCGGGCACGGAAACCGAGGTTCCGTGCCCGCCCGGCCGTCGAGTGACGGACGTGCCGTCAGGCCACGATGAGATAGATCCCGTACGCCACCGCCGCCGCGCAGGCCGCGAAGCAGGCGTAGGCGCCGGTGACCGCGAGAGCGGCCGAGCCGCCCTGGGCGGTGGCCCGCTCCTGGCGGGAGAGGCCCATGATGCCGAGGGTGAACAGGGCCACGAGGCCCACGGTGACGACGAGGCTGACGCCGAAGACGGAGCCGAGGGCTTCCCAGTCGATCTGCATGGTGAGGCTTCCTTAGTACCGGGGGCTCAGACGGCGGCCGGCGGGGCGGCCGGTTCCGTGGTGGCGGGCGGGGCCGGGATCGTGGCCGTGAGGTCCTCGGTCACGGTGCCCGCGGGCGGCGGGGTCACGGCGGCGATCGCCTGGGTCACCACACCGGCCGGCTCGTCGGTCTCGTTGACGTTGGACGCGTCCACGACCTCGCGCCGCGAGACCTTCCAGATCGCCGCGCTGGAGGCGACGAGGAAGACCGCCACGACCGCCGTGCCCCAGTCACCGAGGTCGGTGACCGACTCGGCCAGGGCGCCCACCAGGGCCGCCGCCGGCAGCGTCAGCCCCCAGGCCACGAACATCCGGGTGGCCGTGGACCACCGCACGACCCCGCCCTTGCGGCCGAGGCCCGCGCCCATCACCGAACCGGAGACGGAGTGCGTGGTGGAGAGGGAGAAACCGAGGTGGGAGGAGGCCAGGATGACCGTGGCCGCGCTGGTCTGGGCGGCGAAGCCCTGCTGCGGCTGGAGGTCGGTCAGGCCCTTGCCCATCGTGCGGATGATGCGCCAGCCGCCGAGGTAGGTGCCGAGCGCGATGGCGAGGCCCGCCGAGAGGATGACCCAGGTGGGCGGGTCCGAGTCGGGGGCGACGGCACCGCCGGCGACCAGGGCGAGGGTGATGATGCCCATCGTCTTCTGCGCGTCGTTGGTGCCGTGGGCCAGCGAGACCAGTCCGGCCGAGGCGATCTGGCCGGTGCGGTAGCCCTTCGCGGCGGCCTTGCCGTCGGCCTTCTTCCCCAGCGAGTAGGAGAGCCGGGTGGCCAGCATGGCGGCGACGCCCGCGACGATCGGGGCCGCGACCGCCGGGATCAGGACCTTGGTGACCAGCGCGTCGCCGTGCACCGCGCCGAAGCCCGCCGAGGCGATGGTGGCGCCGATCAGACCGCCCATGAGGGCGTGCGAGGAACTGGAGGGCAGGCCCACCAGCCAGGTCAGGAGGTTCCAGAGGATCGCGCCGACCAACGCGGCGAAGATGACCTCGGGACGGATGCCGGTCTCGTCGACGAGACCCTTGGAGATCGTGTTGGCGACCTCCACGGAGAGGAAGGCGCCCACAAGGTTCAGCACGGCGGACATGGCCACCGCGACCTTGGGCTTGAGTGCACCGGTCGAGATGGTGGTGGCCATCGCGTTGGCGGTGTCGTGGAAACCGTTCGTGAAATCGAACGCGAGTGCGGTTACGACCACAATCGCGAGGATCAGCGAGAAGTTTTCCATTTACCCAGGCAATCGTTCGAGGTCATTGGCTCGTTGAAGGTAGGTAACCTGAGTGAACGGAAGATGAACTGAGGCGGGCCGCACGGTGACCGGAATCTCAGGCATTTGCCCGGCCGAACCCCGCGGCCCCCGCCCGACCCACGCGCCCCAGGGCTACGACCCCCTGGCGAACCGCTTCAGCTGACGCGCCGACCCGTTGAAGAGATTCTGGTCACCCGGCAGGCTGCCGCTGTTGTCGTACTGCCAGATGGTCCAGTACGACCACCCGCCGGGCAGCGCCCCCACGCCCGCCGCGTTGTAGCGGGCCACCCACAGCGCGTGGTCCGAGGCGAAGGCGCCGCTGCCGCCCGTGCACGTGTTCCACCAGTGGGCGGTCGTGTAGATCACCGGACGCCGCCCCGTCAGCCGCTTCACCTCGTCGCTGAACGCCTTGATCCAGCCGACCATCCTCGCCTTGCCGAGGCCGTAGCACTTGCGCTTCTTGTCGTACGGGTTGTATTCGATGTCGAGCGCGGGCGGCAGCGTCCAGCCGTCCGCGGACCAGGCACCCCCGTTGCGCACGAAGTACGCGGCCTGCGCCGTGCCCGACGACTTGTCCGGCAGCGCGAAGTGGTACGCCCCGCGGGCGAGGCCCGCCTCCCGCGCCCCGTCGTACTGCTGGGCGAAGTGCGGACTGCGGTAGTTCGTCGACTCGGTCGCCTTGACGTAGACGAACCGGGCCCCCTTGGCCCTGGCCTTCTGCCAGTCGACGTTCTTCTGATGCGAAGAGACGTCGTGCCCCTTGGGCAGCCCCGCCGCCGAGGCCGGCGCCCCGGCGAGCGCCACGCCCCCCACGGTGAGCGCGGCCACGCACAGGGCCAGGGCGCGGGTTCGGTGACGGGCAGCCTTGCGATCACGGGCCATGTGTCCCCCCGGAATGGCGTCGCGCACGACAAAGCCCAGAGGCTACTGGAAGATCCCCACATCGCGGACGATCTCCGGCCAAGACGTGAGAGAGGGGCGCGTATACAGAAATGCGCCCTTCTGGAAGCCCCGCCTCCGCCTGCCCCCGGCCCCTACGCGGCTGGGCACCCCTGCTGGCAGGATCAGGGCATGGCTGAGGAACAGCGGGATCCGGGGGACGCAGGGGTTGTCCGACCTGGGAGCGGCGCACGCCCCGACGAGGCGCGGGCCTGGGCCGAGTTGGTCGACACGGCCCGCCGGACGGTCTCCGACGGCCTGGTCGTCGGTACCTCCGGCAACGTCTCGGTACGCGTCGGGAACACCGTCCTCGTCACACCGTCGGGCGTCCCCTACGACCGCCTCACCCCGGCCGACGTGACGGGCGTCGACCTGGACGGCCACCAGGTCCTCGGCACCCTGGTCCCCACCAGCGAACTCCCCATGCACCTCGCCGTCTACCGCAGCACCGACGCCCGCGCGATCGTCCACACCCACGCCGTGCACGCCACGGCCGTCTCCACGCTCGTCCCCGAACTCCCCGCCATCCACTACATGACCGGCGCCCTCGGCGGCCCCGTCCGGGTCGCCCCCTACGCCACCTACGGCACCGACGAGTTGGCCGAGAACATGCTCCGAGCCCTCACCGACCGCTCCGCCTGCCTCCTCCAGAACCACGGCACGATCGCCTACGGCACGAGCCTGTCCCAGGCATTCGACCGCACGGCCCAACTGGAATGGATGTCCCACCTCTGGCTGACGGCCCGCGCGGTACCGGGCCTGACCCCCCATCTCCTGACGGAGGAACAGGTGGCGGAGGCGGGGGAGCGGTTGCGGGGGTATGGCCAGCGCGCCTGAGGGGGTGCCGGGTGCTGTGGTCGGGCGGGTGCGGGTGCGTTGTGGCTTGTCGCGCAGTTCCCCGCGCCCCTAGGGGGTTGCAGTTGGCCTGCGCCATGACGGGACCGTCAGCCGCCTACGCCCGCCGCCGCGGACCGTTGGCCGCCCGTGCCCGCCGGCGCGGACCGTTGGCCGCCCCCGTCCGCCCCCATGCACCGTTCGCCGCGTACGGCGCGCAGGGGACGGGGTGGGGGGTGTCCGCCCGCAGCGGCCGGCGTCCGGAACCGGGCCCCGTGTGAGTGACCGAGCCGCCGGACCGAGGACGGATACCCCCCACCCCGGCACCGACCCACCCACCGGGCCGGACGCGCTACGCACAGCCCCACCGGACAGCAAGAGGCCGCCGCAGGCCTCCAGGGGCGCGGGACTGTGTCGATATGCGGCTCCGCCGCGTGGGCGCAAAACGCCCGCCCCCACCACGCCGCACCGACACCGAAGGCCCCCGCCCACTGGCCCCACCCCCCTCCCCCCGCGACACTGAATCACGTGCGCAGTGTCAAACCGACGGCCGCCGCCGTCACCACAGCCCTCGCCGCAGCAGCCGCAGCCGCCGCCGGCATCGTCGCCGGCAGAATCGCCAGCGACGCCGGACTCAAGGCGCCCCCCGGCCGCCCCCTGCCCGGTGAACCAAGGCTCACCGTGCACTCCACCGCGGCCGGCCGCATCGCCCTTACCAGAGACCTCCCCGCCCTCCGCCCCGGCACCTACGGCCTCGAAGGCGACGCCGCACACGCCGTCATCGGCCCCGTCCTCACCACGGAGCCCCACTCCGCCGACACCGTCGTCCGCCGCCTGGAACGGGTCACCCACGGCACCCTGCAACCCGGCGACAAGGTCTGGCTCACCCCGAACACCCACGTCGGCGACCCGCGGTCCGCCCTCGGCCTCGACCACGCCGACGTCGACATCCCCGGCGAACTCGGCCCCCTGCCCGCCTGGTTCGTGCCCGGCGGCCGGAACACCTGGGTCATCGCGGTCCACGGCCTCGGCCCGACCCGCGAACACGCCCTGAACGTGCTGGAGTTCCTGCACCACCACCGTTTCCCGGTCCTCGCCCCCGCCTACCGCGGCGACGACGGCGCCCCCCGCCCGCCCGACGGCCTCCACCACTTCGGCGAGACCGAGTGGCACGACCTGGACGCGGCGATGCGCTACGCCGTCGATCACGGCGCCCGTCAACTCGTCCTGCACGGCTGGTCCACCGGCGCCACGATGGCCCTGCGCGCCGCCGCCCGCTCCGGTCTGCGCCACCGCGTCAAGGGACTCGTCCTGGACTCCCCGGTGCTCAGCTGGGAGCGCACCCTGCGCGCGCTCGCCGCGGCCCGCCACACCCCCGGCGTCCTGCTCCCGCTCGCGGTCCGCGCCGCCCAGGGCCGCACCGGACTGCCCAGCGACCACGCCGGGCTGTACGCCGACCGCACGGTCCCGCACGCCGAGCACCAGGACCGGACCGATGCCATGGGCCCGGCGGAGCCCCCGCCCCCCACCCTGATCTTCCACGGCCCGGACGACACGATCGCCCCCTGGGACCTCTCCCGCCGCCTCGCTGCCACCCACCCCGACCGGATCACCCTCCACACGGTCCACCAGGCCCCCCACGCCGCCATGTGGAACGCCGACCCGAGCGCCTACGAGGAAGCCCTCCGCCGCTTCCTCACCCCCCTGATGTGAGCGCCGCCCCGCTCCGTTCCGACCCCCCACTCGCTACCCCCGGCCCCACCTCACTCCCGCCCCCAGCCCAACCGAGCTCCAGCACCCGGTGCGGTACGTCGCTGAGGGCCGATCCGCCCCCTCCCACTTCGTCCCGACCCCGCCCGCTCCACCCCCGTCCCCGCTCCACCCCACGCCCTCCCACCCCCGCCCCGCGCCCCGCTCCCACCCCCGGCCCCACCCGTTCCGTTTAAGCCCGTACCACTGGCCTGATCTCGGCGTATACCCCTCCGCGGGGCCCCGCCGTTGGCCATCCCCGTCGCCCGCGGTGACATTCCGTTTGGGTTTTCGGACCGTCAACCGGAAGACTGCACCCGTGACGTCCCGTATCCCGCGCGACTCCAGGCTTCGACTCGTCCGCCCGCGACCCCTGGCCGCCGCCCCCACAGCCGTGAACCAGCGGCGCCCTCGCCGCCCCGCGCCCCGCCCCCCGGAGGGCACCCCGGCCCCCGCGGAACTGGCCAGAATGGCGCGCTCCGGCCTCGCCGACGCGGCCCGCCTCGCCCACTGGGCCGACCACGCGCTACGGCCCGGCGGCGACAGCGCGAGCGACGGCAAGGGCACGCTCTCCGACGAGACAGCCGAACGCGCGGCCGCGGACCTCGGACTGACCGCGGCTCAGATCCGCGCCCACTGGGACACCGCCCGCCTCGCCGGCCTGGTCGAGGTGCACGGGGACCGGGCCCGCCCGGGCTGGCGACTGCGCGCCTGGGACCGGGACGACAGCGCCGTGCTGCGCGGCTGGGTCGCCCTCTTCGACGCCTGGTCGCTCGCCTCCCCGGAACCCACCGGCCATGAGCCCGCCGCCGTCGCCGAGGTCGTCTCGGCCATGCCCCAGGTGCTCTCCTTCCTCCAGTTGTCCGCCGGACCCGTCCCCGTGGAGCAGCTCCTGGACCTCTTGGAGCAGCGCGTCACCGAACTGCGCACCGAGCGCTGCGAGATCCCCTACGGCCCCCAGCCGGAGCCCGTGGCGGAGCCCGAGGCGCCGGAGCCCCAGGACGCCCCGCTCGCCCCCCTCCTCGACTGGGCCCTGGGCGCCCTCGCCTCCGTGGGCGCCCTGACCTACGGCGACGGCCAGGCCACCCTCACCCCGCTCGGCAGCTGGGCGGTGTGGGTCAAGCTGGAGCAGATCTGCGTGGCCGCGCAGAGCCCCGCCGGCAACATCGAGGTCGCCGCCGACGAGATGCTCCGCGGCTGCGCCCAGCTGCGCCCCAACGCGGCCCGCGCCGAGTACCGCGCCTGGCTCGCCGCCCGCCCCGTCGGCAGCGCCGTCACCGAGCTGCTCGGCGCCGCCCGCGGTGACGACGCCCTGCTGCGCGGCCTCGCCTTCGAGGCGCTGCGGGTCGTCGGCGCCCCCGCCGAGCCCGACGTCCGCTCGGTGGCCGACGAGCCAACCCTGCGGCCGTACGCCCTGCTGTGGCTGGCCGAGCACGACGGTATCGACCCGGAGGACGCCCACGAGGTGCTCACCCGGGAGGAGGCCACCTGGCTGTGGGTCGACACGGCTGCCGCCGTCGCGGACCACGGCGAGGCCCCGATGCTGGTGCGGCACCTGGAGTCCGCCGTGCAGCCGACCGTCCCCCAACTCCTCGACGAGGTCCGGGCCGTGGGCCACCCGCGCACCGTGCAGGTCCTGGTCGCCCTCGCCGCCGCCCATCCCGACCCGGCCCTCGCCAAGGCCGTCCGCCGCGCCGCCTTCCAGGTGCACACCGGAGGGTGAGTCAGGCGGGTATCTCCGGAGCGTAGGTACCGAAGCTCCAGACATTGCCCTCGGCGTCCCGGGCCATGTAGTCCCGGGAGCCGTAGTCCTGGTCCGTCGGGGGCATCAGGATCTCCGCGCCGTGCTCCACGGCGCGGCGGTGGTGTGCGTCGACGTCGTCCACGACGACGTACACCCCGGTCGTGCCCGCCTCTTTCATCGCCGCGTCGAAGAGGCCGCCGCGGCCCTTCGAGCCGAGCATCACCGCGCCGTTGCCCTGCACCAGTTCGGCGTGCATCACCATGCCGTCCTCGCCCTCGTACACCGACGACTCGGTGAACCCGAACACCTCCGTCAGCTGTTTGATCGCCGCCTTCGCGTCGGCGTACAGCAGGGTCGGGTAGATGCTCGGACGCGTGCCGCTCGTTCCCGTCATGCCGATCACTCCCTCGTGAGCCGAGTGCCGTGGTCCCCTCTGCGAAACAGTCTTGCAGCGACCACTGACAATCGCCTGTGACCAGGCAGGACGCCGCTCAGCGGAAGGTGTCGCAGCGGGCCGTGTCGCCCGACTCGTAGCCCTGCCGAAACCACTGCTGCCGCTGCGCGGCCGACCCGTGCGTCCACGACTCCGGCGTCACCCGCCCCTGGAACCGCTCCTGGATCCGGTCGTCGCCCACGGCCGCCGCCGCGTCCAGGCCGTCGGTGATGTCCGCGTCGGTCAGGTTCGTGATGAGCGGCCGTCCCGTCGACTCGTCCTTCGTCGTGGTCGCGTGCCGTGCCCACACGCCCGC
Above is a window of Streptomyces griseorubiginosus DNA encoding:
- a CDS encoding lysozyme → MARDRKAARHRTRALALCVAALTVGGVALAGAPASAAGLPKGHDVSSHQKNVDWQKARAKGARFVYVKATESTNYRSPHFAQQYDGAREAGLARGAYHFALPDKSSGTAQAAYFVRNGGAWSADGWTLPPALDIEYNPYDKKRKCYGLGKARMVGWIKAFSDEVKRLTGRRPVIYTTAHWWNTCTGGSGAFASDHALWVARYNAAGVGALPGGWSYWTIWQYDNSGSLPGDQNLFNGSARQLKRFARGS
- a CDS encoding class II aldolase/adducin family protein; translation: MAEEQRDPGDAGVVRPGSGARPDEARAWAELVDTARRTVSDGLVVGTSGNVSVRVGNTVLVTPSGVPYDRLTPADVTGVDLDGHQVLGTLVPTSELPMHLAVYRSTDARAIVHTHAVHATAVSTLVPELPAIHYMTGALGGPVRVAPYATYGTDELAENMLRALTDRSACLLQNHGTIAYGTSLSQAFDRTAQLEWMSHLWLTARAVPGLTPHLLTEEQVAEAGERLRGYGQRA
- a CDS encoding VOC family protein gives rise to the protein MTGTSGTRPSIYPTLLYADAKAAIKQLTEVFGFTESSVYEGEDGMVMHAELVQGNGAVMLGSKGRGGLFDAAMKEAGTTGVYVVVDDVDAHHRRAVEHGAEILMPPTDQDYGSRDYMARDAEGNVWSFGTYAPEIPA
- a CDS encoding inorganic phosphate transporter; this encodes MENFSLILAIVVVTALAFDFTNGFHDTANAMATTISTGALKPKVAVAMSAVLNLVGAFLSVEVANTISKGLVDETGIRPEVIFAALVGAILWNLLTWLVGLPSSSSHALMGGLIGATIASAGFGAVHGDALVTKVLIPAVAAPIVAGVAAMLATRLSYSLGKKADGKAAAKGYRTGQIASAGLVSLAHGTNDAQKTMGIITLALVAGGAVAPDSDPPTWVILSAGLAIALGTYLGGWRIIRTMGKGLTDLQPQQGFAAQTSAATVILASSHLGFSLSTTHSVSGSVMGAGLGRKGGVVRWSTATRMFVAWGLTLPAAALVGALAESVTDLGDWGTAVVAVFLVASSAAIWKVSRREVVDASNVNETDEPAGVVTQAIAAVTPPPAGTVTEDLTATIPAPPATTEPAAPPAAV
- a CDS encoding alpha/beta hydrolase, whose product is MRSVKPTAAAVTTALAAAAAAAAGIVAGRIASDAGLKAPPGRPLPGEPRLTVHSTAAGRIALTRDLPALRPGTYGLEGDAAHAVIGPVLTTEPHSADTVVRRLERVTHGTLQPGDKVWLTPNTHVGDPRSALGLDHADVDIPGELGPLPAWFVPGGRNTWVIAVHGLGPTREHALNVLEFLHHHRFPVLAPAYRGDDGAPRPPDGLHHFGETEWHDLDAAMRYAVDHGARQLVLHGWSTGATMALRAAARSGLRHRVKGLVLDSPVLSWERTLRALAAARHTPGVLLPLAVRAAQGRTGLPSDHAGLYADRTVPHAEHQDRTDAMGPAEPPPPTLIFHGPDDTIAPWDLSRRLAATHPDRITLHTVHQAPHAAMWNADPSAYEEALRRFLTPLM
- a CDS encoding cobalamin biosynthesis protein translates to MRADRVFAYGAAAGLIGDLLLGDPRRGHPVAVFGRAAGAVERVLWRDHRGWGALHTAVCVGGAVGLGAVAQRVVRPSRTASVALTAAATWAVVGGTSLVREARVIGRALEAGDVEAARERLPHLCGRDPQALDADGIARAVVESVAENTSDAVVGALVWGAVGGVPGLLGFRAVNTLDAMVGHKSARYRRFGWGSARLDDLAGWPGARLTAVLATLAGEDPRGAVRAWREDAGRHPSPNAGPVEASFAGALGVRLGGTLSYGGRVEHRPVLNREGRAVASYDIERAVRLSRRVGLLALGAGAVAARLIRKGRRA